The genomic region CTCGGCATCCGTGAGCGTGCTCATGCCGCCTTCCTCCATCGTCTCTGCGACGCCGGGCCGGAGAGGGCGTGCACCAGCGCCTGCAGGCTCTCGATATTGTGCACCGGGCGGAAATCGTCCACGTGCGGCAGGATCGCGCGGATCCCGGCCGCCTTCGGCTCGAACCCCTCCCAGCGCAGGAGCGGGTTGAGCCAGATCAGGCGCCGGCAGGACTTGCTGAGCCGCTCGGCCTCCTCGGCAAGGCCTTTGCCGCCCTCGCGATCGAGCCCGTCGGTGATCAGAAGAACCGTCGCTCCCTGGCCTAGAACGCGCCGGCCCCACTCTCGGTTGAACGTGTGCAGCGTCTCGCCGATCCGCGTTCCACCCGACCAGTCGGGGACGATGTTGGCGACCATCTGGAACGCCACCTCGGGGTCGCGGTGGCGCAGCGCGCGCGTCACGTTCGTCAGCCGTGTGCCGAACAGGAACACGTGCACGCGTGCGCGGTCGTTCGCGACCGCATGCAGGAAGGCGAGCAGGACCGCGGCATAGCGCGCCATCGAACCCGAGATGTCGGCGAGCACGACGAGCGGCGGCGTGCGCGTCCGCCGCCGCTTGCGGGCGATCTCGACGAGATCGCCGCCCTCGCGCAGCGACTGGCGCAGCGTCGCTCTGAGGTCGGCGCGGGGCCCGAGCGGGTCGGGGCGGAAGCGTCGGGTGGGGAGCTCGTCGAAGGGGAGTCTCAGGCGCGCGATGGCGGCGCGCGCGGCCCGAACCTCCTCCTCGCTCATCGCCTCGAAATCCATCTTGCGCAGCCGTTCCTCGGCCGAGACGAGCAGCGCCGCCTCGAGGTGCTCGCGCTCCGGCTCTTGCTTGGGCGGCTCCCGCCGCTCGCGCGGCGCCATCGCCTCCGCCGCGCGGCGGCTGCCTGCCTTGGGCTTCTGCGGCTCGGCCTGCCGCCGTGCGCCGTCGAGCGCAGCCATCACGCTCTCGGCGATCGCGCGCTCAGGGTTGCGCCAGAACAGGGCGAAGGCGGCGTCGAACACCTCGTGCTGCTCGCGACGCGTGGCCATGACCGCGCGCAACGCCGCGTGCACCTCCGCTTTCGCGGTGAGGTCGATGTGGCAGAGAGCGGCCTGGGCATCGATCACCTGGCCTGGCCCCACGGGGATGCCGGCGCGGCGCAGCATGCGCGCGAACTGCATCACGTTCGCCGCGAGGCACCCTCCGCCCTGCGGCGGAGGGAGCATCAGGCCGAGGCCTTCGCGTCCGCGACGAGCGAGGCCACCTGCTCGCCGCGGATGCGCGCGATATCGTCCTGGTACTTGAGCAGCACGCCGAGCGTCTCCTCCACCCGCGCGGGGTCGAGCTCGGTCGCATCCAGATGGGAGAGCGCGCTGCACCAGTCGATCGTCTCGGCGACCCCGGGCATCTTGAAAAGGTCCATCTTCCGCAGACGCTGCACGAAGGCGACCACTTGGTGCGACAGCCGCTCCCCGGCCTGCGGCGCCTTGAGGCGGAGGATCGCCCGCTCGCGCTCGGCGGAGGGGAAGTCGACCCAGTGGTAGAGGCAGCGGCGTCGCAGAGCGTCGTGGATCTCGCGGGTTCGGTTCGAGGTCAGGATCACGACGGGCGGCGTCTCCGCCCGGATGGTGCCGAGTTCGGGGATCGTCACCTGGAAGTCGGCCAGAAGCTCGAGCAGGAAGGCCTCAAACGGCTCGTCGGCCCGGTCGAGCTCGTCGATCAGGAGCACGGCCGGGCCCCCCTCGGGGCTGATCGCCTGCAAAAGCGGCCGCTCGATCAGGAAGCGCCGGTCGAAGATGCCCTTCGCAAGCGCCTCCTTGTCGCGCGCCCCAGCAGCCTCGAAGAGCCGTATCTCGAGGAGCTGGCGGGGATAGTTCCAGTCATAGAGAGCCGAGGCGAGATCGAGCCCGTCGTAGCACTGAAGCCGAACCAGCCGCCGCCCGAGCGTCGCGGCGAGCACCTTGGCGATTTCGGTCTTTCCAACCCCCGCCTCGCCCTCGAGAAGGAGCGGCCGGTTCATCGCAAGCGCGAGGTGGACGGCGGTAGCGAGCGCCCGGTCGGCGACATAGTCGCCGCGGGCAAGGAGCGCGATCGTCTCGTCGACGCTCGCGGGCAGGGAGGGCTGAGGGGTCACAGCATCCATCGCGTGAGCCTAGACGGCCGGGGCGGCGCCGTCATCCGAGGGCGTGCCCCAACCACAAGAATAGACCCGTGAGCAGCACGAGGCAGGCGACCCAGGCGGGAAGCGGCAGGCCTCTCACAGCACCATCAGGAGCACGATCACGATCCAGACCGCGAGACCGCCCCAGAACACGGTCGGCAGGCCGGCGATTTCGGCAGGCGGCGGGAAGCGCGGGAGAGCGCCCAAGCCCGGCTTGGCCGCGGCCGCCGCGACCGGGGGCGGGGGTGTGGCGCCGACATCGGCAGCGACCCGGGCAGCGAAACGGTCGAAGAACTGATCGGCCATGGAGCGGGCGGTGCTGTCGATCAGCCTCGCACCGAGCTGCGCCATCTTGCCCCCGACCTGGGCCTTCACCGCATAGGTCATCAGCGTCGCCCCGGGGCCGTCCTCGACAAGCTTCACTGTCGCTCCCCCCTTGGCGAAGCCGGCCACGCCGCCCTGCCCCTCGCCGGTGATCGTGTAGCCGTTCGGCGGGTCGAGATCGGAGAGCTGCACGCGCCCGGAGAAGCGCGCGTTCATCGGGCCGATGCGCACAGCCACGCGGGCGGAGAGTTCGGTGTCGCTGATCCGCTCGATGTGCTCGCAGCCCGGGATCGATGCCTTCAGCACCTCGGGGTCGTTCAGGGCCCGCCAGACGGTCTCGCGCGGCGCAGGGATACGGCGCTCGCCGGTCATCTCCATCGTGTCGCGTCCATGTCCAACAGGGGGAAGACCCCGGGCTGCACTCGGGCGCGGACCTAGCCTGCGGGAGTGCGTTGCGCAAGACCGAGGAGGCGGATTTGCCGCTCCCCGCGCCCGGCAGTATAGGCTTGCGCGTCCTGAACGCTCGGTCCCCTCCGGTCGCAGCATGATGTCGAAGCCAGCCCTGTTCCTCGCCGCGGTCGCCGCGGGAGCCCTCCTTGCCGCGCCGGCCGAGGCAGCGGCCGAAGGCGGCTTCGACGGGCGGACGCTGTCGCTCTGGTGGGCGCTGCCTTTCGCCGGGGTGCTTCTCTCGATCGCGATCGTGCCGCTTGTCTCGGCGCACTTCTGGCACCGCTTCTACGCCCTTGTGATGCTCGGGTGGTCGCTCGCACTCGTGGTGCCGGCGGCGTTTCGCTTCGGCGTCGAACCGGTGCTCGACTCGCTCCTGCACACGGCCCTGCTCGAATACGTCCCGTTCCTGCTCCTCCTGTTCGCTCTCTTCACGGTCGCGGGCGGCGTGCACATCGCCGGCACGCTGCGCGGCACGCCCGGCACCAAAACCGCCATCCTCGCCCTCGGCACGGCGATCGCGAGTCTCACCGGAACCACAGGGGCGAGCATGCTGCTCGTGCGCCCGATCCTGTGCGCCAACCGCGAGCGCAAGCATCGGACGCACACGATGATCTTTTTCATCTCTCTCGTGTCGAACATCGGCGGCTGCCTCACCACGCTCGGAGACCCGCCGCTTTTCTTGGGCTTCCTCAAGGGTGTGAGCTTCTTCTGGCCGACCGAGCGTCTGCTCGCGCCGCTGATGCTCGCCTCTGCCTTGCTCCTGCTCGTCTATCACCAGATGGACGTGCGCTCTTTCCGCCGCGAGTCGGACGAGCTCAGGGAGGGGGGGCGGGCCGGTCGAGCCGCTGCGAATCCAGGGTGGGGTGAACATCCCGCTTCTGATGCTCGTGGTGCTCGTGGTGCTGATGGAGGGGGTGTGGCACCCGGGCGCGGTGATGTTCCTCAAGCAGGAGCTTTCGATCGAGGTGCTGTTTGGGGACGCGCTCCTGCTCGCCATCGCCGCCTATTCGATCTGGGCCACACCGCCGATGGTGCGCAACGCCAACGGCTTCACCTGGGGCGCGATGATCGAGGTGGCGAAGGTGTTCGCCGCGATCTTCGTCACCATCACACCGGCGATCGCGATCCTGCGGGCGGGCAGGGAAGGGGCGGCGGCCCCCCTGATCGCGCTTGTGTCGCGCGAGGACGGCGCGCCGATCCCGGCGATGTATTTCTGGATGACCGGGCTCCTCTCCTCCTTCCTCGACAATGCGCCGACCTACCTGATCTTTTTCAATCTCGCCGGCGGTGACGCGGAGGTGCTGATGGGGCCAGGGGCGCAGGTGCTGGGTGCGATCTCGGCGGGTGCCGTCTTCATGGGCGCGAACTCCTACATCGGCAGCGCGCCGAACTTCGTGGTGCGTGCGATTGCCGAGGAACAGGGCGTGCCGATGCCCTCCTTCTTCGGCTACTGCGCCTGGGCGGCGGTGATCCTGCTGCCCCTCTTCGCCCTGATGACCGTGATATTCTTCCGCGGCTGACCGCGAGGGAGAACCCGATGCCCTATCTCGACCAGGCCGACCTCCCTTCCGTTCCCGCCGGGGAACGCTTCCGCGCGCTGCTCGCCCGGCCCGGGATCCTCGAGCTTCCGGGCGCGCACAACGCGCTCGCGGGGCTGCTTGCGAAGCGTGCCGGGTTCGAGGCGCTCTATCTTTCCGGGGCGGCGATGACCGCCTCGATGGGCCTCCCCGATCTCGGCATCATCACGGTCGACGAGGTGTGCTTCTTCATCCGCACCATCGCGCGCGCCACTGCGCTCCCGATCCTCGTCGACGGCGACACGGGCCATGGCGGGGTTCTCAACGCAATGCACATGGTGCGCGCCTTCGAGGAGGCGGGGGCTGCGGCGGTGCATATCGAGGATCAGGACCTGCCGAAGAAGTGCGGCCACCTCAACGACAAGAGGCTCGTCGAGCCGGCAGAGATGGCGGCCAAGGTCGCAGCGGCCAAGCGTGCGGCGCGCCACCTCGTCGTGATCGCGCGCACCGACGCCGCCGGCGTGGAGGGGATCGAGGCGGCGGTCGCGCGCGCGAAGCTCTACCTCGAGGCAGGGGCGGACGCGATCTTTCCGGAGGCGCTGACATCGCGCGAGATGTTCGAGCGCTTCGCACGCGAGCTTCCCGGCGTGCCGCTGCTTGCGAACATGACCGAGTTCGGCCGCACGCCCTATTTCACCGCCGCGGAGTTCGCCGCCATGGGCTATCGGATGGTGATCTGGCCCGTTTCCTCCCTCCGCGTGGCGGCGAAAGCCATGGCCGGGCTCTATGCCGCGATCCGTCGCGACGGCGGCACGATGCACCAGCTTGACGCGATGCAGACACGCGCCGAACTCTACGAGACAATCGGGCTTTCGGCCTACGAGGCGCTCGACCGCTCGATCGTCGCGACCGTTCTGCCGCCCGAGCTGCGGGCCGACACGCCGGCGGAACGGGCGGCGGAGTAGCACGCCTGCCGTGCCGCCGCCGCGCCTTGTCGTGAGCGACATCTACCGTGGGTCGAGCTACGGGCCGAAACATCCGCTCGCCATCCCGCGCGTTCCGGCGATGCTCGACCTCTGCGCCGCGCTTGGCTGGCTGCCCCCGGGGCAGCTTCTCGAGAGCCCGCGTGCAACGGCCGCCGAGCTCGCACGCTTCCATGACCCCGCCTACATCGCTGCGCTCGCGCGCGCCGAGGCAGAACAGTCGGTGGATGCGGAGACGCGCGCGCGTTTCGGGATCGGAGCGAACGGCAATCCGGTCTTTCGCGAGGTGTTCCGCCGCCCCGCCACCGCCGCGGGCGGAACGCTGCTCGCCGCGCGGCTGACGACGGCGGAAGGAGGCATCGTCTACAACCCAGGTGGGGGAACGCATCACGGCAAGCCGTCCCGCGCCGCCGGCTTCTGTTTCGTCAACGACCCGGTGCTCGGCCTCCTTGCTTGGCGTGACGCGGGCCTCGCGCCGCTCCTCTATGTCGACATCGACGCCCATCATGGCGACGGGGTCGAGGAGGCCTTTGCCGACGACCCGGCGGTGTTCACCCTCTCGGTGCACGAGGCCGGCCGCTGGCCTGGCACAGGCGCGGTGGAGGAGACGCGCAGCGGCGGGGCGATGAATATTCCCGTGCCGGCGGGGTTCAACGACAGCGAACTCCGCTTCGTGCTCGAGGAGGCAATCCTTCCCGTGGTCGCCGCTCTTCGCCCGGCCGCGATCATGCTCCAGGGAGGGGCGGATGCTCTCGCCGAGGACCCGCTCGCGTCGCTTGCGCTCTCGAACGCGGCGCACTGGTCGGTCGTCGCTGCGCTCGCGCACGCCGCACCGCGCTTTGTTCTGCTCGGCGGCGGCGGCTACAACCCCTGGTCGGTCGCACGCTGCTGGGCCGGCGCCTGGGCGACGCTGAACGGCTGGGAGATCCCCGACCGGCTGCCGCCTGCGGCCGAGGCGGTGCTGCGCGGGCTCTCGCTCGACCGCGCTTCTGGCCGCAACCCGCCCGAACACTGGTTCACCACGCTGCGCGACGCGCCGCGCGAGGCCCCGGTTCGCGAGGAGGTGAGGGCGGTGGTTGCGCGCGCCATGGCCCTGTTCCGTCCCGCCGTGGTATCGGCCGTCGCATGAGGCACACGCTCACACGTCGGTTTCTCGTCGCACTTCTCGGCGCTTCCGTCGCACCTGCGCGCGCGCAGAACGCGCCGCAGTCGGAACTGCCGAAGGAGCGTCTTGTCATCGTGACGCGCGATGGCGCGCGGCATGCGTTCCTGGTCGAGATGGCGGTCACGCCGGAGCAGCAGATGATCGGGCTGATGTGGCGCCCCTCGGTGCCGCCCGATGGAGGGATGCTGTTCGACTGGGGCAGCCCGCGCGAGTCCCAGATGTGGATGCGCAACACCCTCGTCTCGCTCGACATGATCTTCATCGCCGCCGACGGGCGTATCCACCGCATCGCCGAACGGACCGTTCCCCACTCGCTTGCGACCATCAGCTCGAACGGGCCGGTGCGCGCGACCCTCGAGGTCGCGGCAGGAACGGCGGAGCGGCTCGGCATACGCGTGGGCGACCGGGTTCTGCACCCGATCTTCGGCACGGCGCCGTAGCGTTTGCAGCTGCGCAAGCGATCCGCCTAGGCCGAGGCGACTGGCTGCAGCACCTTCCCTCTCAGCGGGCGACGCGGGGCAACCGATCCGCGCCTGCATGACAGAACAAAGCACGTCTTCGGAGGCAGCTTTAGCCGCGATCTCAGACCCGCATGCCCCGGCTCAGCGTGCGCTGCACCGCGTCGCGCCAGCGGGCGTAGCGACGCTCGCGCTCGGCCTCGCTCATGCGCGGGGCGAAGCGGCGGTCGAGCGACCAGCTGCGCGCGAAGGCGTCCTGATCGCCGAACAGGCCGGCGCTGAGGCCGGCGAAGAAGGCGGCGCCGAGAGCGGTCGTCTCCTGAACCCGCGGGCGATCGACGGGTGCGCCGAGGATGTCGGCAAGGAACTGCATCGTCCAGTCGCTCGCCGTCATGCCGCCATCGACACGAAGAACGGTGTCCGCGCCCGCGCCCCAATCAGCCCGCATGGCCTCGATCAGGTCGCGCGTCTGCAGCGCGACACTCTCGAGCGCGGCGCGCGCGAGCTCAGCCCGCGTGGTGCCGCGCGTGAGACCGAAGATGGCCCCGCGCGCCTCGGCGTCCCAGTAAGGCGCGCCGAGGCCGACGAAGGCGGGAACCAGCGTCACCTCCTGCGCCGGGTCGGCTGCTTCGGCGAGCGCGCCGGCTTCGGCCGCATGCGCGATCACCCCGAGCCCGTCGCGCAGCCACTGCACGGCAGCGCCGGCGATGAAGATCGCGCCTTCGAGGGCGTAAGTGCGCCGGCCACCGAGCTGCGTAGCGATGGTCGTGATCAGCCGGTTCGAGGACGCAACGGGCACGTCGCCTGTGTGCATGAGCGCAAAGCAGCCCGTGCCATAGGTCGATTTCACCATTCCCGGGGAGAAGCAGGCCTGACCGGCGAGCGCGGCCTGCTGGTCTCCGGCGATGCCGCGGATCGCGATCGCCGCGCCAAAGCAGCGCGGTTCGGTGACGCCGAACAGCCCGGCCGTGTCGCGCACCTCGGGAAGGATCGCCTCCGGAATCCGGAACAGCCTCAGCATCTCCGGGCTCCACGTGCCGGTGCGAAGATCAAGAAGAAGCGTGCGCGACGCGTTGGTCGCATCCGTCGCGTGCACCGCACCGCTGGTGAGGCGCCAGAGCAGGAAACTGTCGATCGTCCCGAAGGCGAGACGACCCGCCTCGGCCTGTGCCCGGGCGCCGGGGATCCTATCGAGCAGCCAGGCGATCTTCGTCGCCGAGAAGTAGGGGTCGAGCAGAAGCCCCGTCGTGGCGGACACGAGCGGCTCGGCGCCGTCGGCGCGGAGCCGCGCGCAGGCCTCCGCCGTGCGCCTGTCCTGCCAGACGATTGCGTTGTGGATCGGCCGGCCGGTCGCGCGGTCCCACAGCACGGTGGTTTCGCGCTGGTTTGTGATGCCGATCGCGGCGATGTCGGCTGCCTCGAGCCCGGCGTTCCGGATCGCCGCCCGCGCGGTCTTAAGCACCGTGCGCCAGATCTCCTCCGCGTCGTGCTCGACCCAGCCCGGGTGCGGATAGGATTGCGGGAACTCGGCCTGGGCGAGGCCGAGCACCCGGGCGGAGGGGTCGAACACGAGCGCGCGCGAGGACGTCGTGCCCTGGTCGATCGCGAGCAGATGCGCCGCCCGGCTCATGCCGCGACCGCCTCCGCCATGGCGCGGTCGACCGCGTCGCGCTCGGCCGCGGAAAGCCTCAGCCCGAGCTTGGTGCGGCGCCAGAGGACGTCCTCGCCGGTGCGGGCCCACTCGTTTCGGGAAAGGAAGCGAAGCTCGGCCTCCGTGAGCCCCGCGCCGAAGGAGCGCCCGAGATCGGCGAGCGCGCCCGCTCCGTCGAGGAGCCGCTCCGCCTCGGTTCCGTAGGCGCGGACGAGGCGCCGGGCGAGGGAGTGCGGCATCCACGGGTGCCGCACCGACACCTCCGCGACCAGAGCCTCGAAGCCGGTCACCGGAAAATCGCCGCCTGGCAGCGGTTCCCGGCCGGTCCAGCCGCGCGGCTTGCCCCGGCGGGCAGGCAGGTCTGCCGCAAGCGCCTCGAGTGCGGCGTCCGCGAGCCGGCGATAGGTGGTGATCTTGCCGCCGAAGATGCTGAGAAGAGCAGGTTGTCCTTCAGGGGCATCGCGCACCAGCACGTAGTCGCGCGTCGCCTCCTGGGCAGCGGAGGCGCCATCGTCGTAGAGCGGGCGAACGCCGGAATAGCTCCACACCACGTCGTCGGGTGTGATTGGCCTCCGGAACCACGCGCTCACCGCCGCGCAGAGATAGGCGATCTCCTCGTCGGTCGCTCTCACCGTCGCAGGGTCGCCATGCCAGTCGCGGTCGGTCGTGCCGATCAGCGTGAAGTCTTCCTCGTAGGGAATGGCGAAGACGATGCGTCGGTCCGTGTTCTGCAGGATGTAGCAGCAGTCGTGATCGTAGAGGCGGGGCACCACGATGTGGCTTCCCTGGACGAGGCGGACGCGCGCGGGCGCATGCGCGTGCACCACGCCTGCGAGCACGTCCGCGACCCAGGGGCCGGCGGCGTTGACAAGCACGCGGGCGCGGATGCGACGCCTGCGCCGCCCGTCGGCATCGGCCAGGGAGAGCGTCCACGCCCCCTTCTCCCGCCGCGCGTCGAGGCAGCGCGTGCGCGTCTCGATCACCGCTCCGTGCGCCGCGGCGTCGCGCGCGTTGAGGACGACGAGCCGGTTGTCCTCCACCCAGCAGTCCGAATAGGCGAAGCCGCGGCGTAGGCCGGGGGTGAGCGGTGCTCCCGCCGGGTCGGAGCGCAGGTCGAGCGTGACCGTGCCCGGAAGCAACGTTCTGCCACCAAGATGATCGTAGAGAAAAAGGCCGAGCCGCAAGAGCCAGGCCGGACGCAGCCCCGGCCGGTGCGGCAGCACGAAGCGAAGCGGCCAGATGATGTGCGGGGCAATCCGCCACAGCACCTCTCGCTCGGCGAGCGCCTCGCGCACGAGACGGAAGGCCCAGTGCTCGAGATAGCGTAGGCCCCCGTGGATCAGCTTGGTCGAGGCCGAGGAGGTGGCGCCGCCGAGATCGCCCTGCTCGACGAGGTGGACCGAGAGCCCGCGCCCGGCCGCATCGCGCGCGATCCCGGCGCCGTTGATCCCGCCGCCGATGATCGCGAGATCGACCATCTCGCCCGTGCCGTCCGCCGTGCGCGTCGTCATCATCAGGCGACGCTACGGTGCACGTCGCGCTCCCGTCCAGGGGTACGCCGGATGGACCGGCGCTCGGGTCGGTGCCACAGTGACGTCATGCCCGATGACATCTCCCGCGCCGTCCTGCCGCCGCTGTCGGCGACGATCGAACGTACCGATGCGCCGCCGATCCCCGCCGCCCGCTCCTGGGCGGCAAGCTACCAGGGAGAGGCAGGCCCCGCGATCGACCTCACCCAGGCGGTTCCCGGCTATCCCCCGCATCCTGAGCTGCTCGCCCGGCTTGCCGCTGCCGCGGGCGACGGGACGTATGCTGGCTACGGGCCGATCCTCGGCGAGCCGGCCCTGCGCGAGGCACTCGCTGCCGACATCGCCGCACGCTACCGCGCGCCCGTGGGGGCGGAGGATGTGGCGATCACCGCTGGCTGCAACCTCGCCTTCGCGATGGTGATGGAGGCGATCACCGCCCCCGGCGAGGCGGTGCTGCTTCCCGCGCCCTGGTATTTCAACCACCGGATGGCGCTCACCTTGCGCGGTGTTGCCGCCGTGCCGCTGCCCTGCCGCGCCGGGGACAGGTTCGTTCCCGATGTGCAGCGGGCAGAGGCGGCGCTCACCCCTGACGTGCGGGCGATCGTTCTCGTCACCCCCAACAATCCCACGGGTGCGGTCTATCCGCCGGAGACGATCGCTGCCTTCGCGGCGCTCGCCCGCCGCCGCGGCCTCTTTCTTGTTCTCGACGAGACCTATCGCGACTTCCTCGCACAGGACGACGCGCCGCACGACCTCTTCGCCGACCCGTCCTGGCGTCAGGGTGTGGTTCACCTCTATTCCTTCGCGAAAGCCTATTGCGTTGCGGGACACCGCGTCGGCGCGGTGGTGGCGGGGCCGGCCCTGCTCGCCCGGCTGATCAAGGCGGCGGACACGCTTCAGATCTGCCCGCCACGTTCGCCGCAGGTGGCACTCGCCTGGGGGGTCGCGGGGCTGCGCGCCTGGCGGGAGGCGAACCGAACGCTGATGGCACGGCGTGCGGCCGCGTTTCGCGCCGCGATGGCCGGCGCCCCGGCCTGGCGCATCGACGCGCTCGGCGGCTACTTCGCCTATCTCCGAATCCCCGACGGGCTTCCCGATGCCGTGGCGGTGGCGGAACGGCTTGCCGTCGCGCAGGGCCTGCTCGTTCTGCCCGGTCCGTTCTTCGGCCCTGGCCAGGAGCGGCACCTCAGGCTTGCCTTCGCCAATGCCGACGAGGCGAGGATCGCCGCCGTGCCGGCGCGGCTTGCCGCACTCGCCTGAGCGTCCCTCGCGCGAGGCGCGCGGTCGCGCGGCGTGGCGGCTCGGTGTTGTGGCCGAGCGGAGGTGCGAGCAAGCCCTCGCGCGCGCAGGCTTCACCCTGCTCGGCCGCCGTGTCCGCACGCCTGCGGGCGAGATCGACCTCGTGGCGCGGCGCGGCGACCTCACCGTCATCGTCGAGGTGAAGGCGAGGCCGAGCGTCGAGGAGGCCGCCTTCGCGATCCCGCCGCGCCAGCGGCGCAGGCTCGCCGCCGCCGCCGAGGCGCTGATGGCCTCCGAACCGTCCTGGTTCGGCGGGCCGGTCCGGTTCGACGCGATGCTGGTCGGCGCCGACGGGTCGCTCGTCTGGCTCGAGGACGCGTTCCGGCCCGGGGAGTGACGCGGGCTCAGGCCGTCTCGCGGACCCCCCGCGCGCGCCAGCTCAGCGCCTCGGCGACGTGCAACCGGGTCACACGGTCGCAGTCGGCGAGATCGGCGAGCGTGCGGGCCACACGGAGGGTGCGTGCGAAGCCGCGGGTCGAGAGCCTCAGACGCTCTGCTGCCTGTTCGGCGAAGGCGAGCGCGTCCGGCTCGGCCGCGATCGTCGAGCGCAGGACGGCGCCGTCGGCTTCGGCATTGCAGCTGGGACCGGCCTCGCCATAGCGGGCACGCTGGCGGGCGCGGGCGGCGGCGACGCGGGCGGCGACCTTGGCGGTCGACTCGCTAGGCCGCACCCGGGTGAGCTCCTGGGGGGGGATCGGCTGCACCTCGACGAACAGGTCGATCCGGTCAAGCAACGGGCCGGACAGCCGCCCCTGGTACTCCTCGCCGCAGCGCGGCGCCTTGCCGCACTCGCGTGCCGGGTCGCCGAGATGGCCGCAGCGGCAGGGGTTCATCGCGGCGACAAGCTGGAACCGGGCCGGGTAGGTGATGTGGGCCGCGGCGCGGGCGATGGTGGCGCGGCCGGTCTCGAGCGGCTGGCGCAGCGCCTCGAGCGTCTGGCGCGGAAACTCCGGCAGCTCGTCGAGGAACAGGACGCCGCGGTGCGCGAGGCTGATCTCGCCCGGCCTCGCACGCTGGCCGCCGCCGATCAGCGCCGGCTGCGAGGCGGAGTGGTGCGGCTCCCGATAGGGCGGGCGGCGCAGGAGCCTCCCCCCCGAGAGGAGACCGGCAACCGAGTGCACCATCGAGACCTCGAGCGACTCGGCTGGGGTGAGGTCAGGCAGGAGGCCGGGCAGGCGTGCGGCGAGCATCGACTTGCCGGCGCCAGGGGGGCCGATCAGAAGGAGATTATGGCCCCCCGCGGCAGCGACCTCGAGGGCCCGCTTGGCCGTCTCCTGCCCCTTGACGTCGATCAGGTCCGGTCCGCCAGCGACGGGCGGGAGCTCGGGCGGCTCTGGCGGGTCGAGCACCTGGTCGCCCTTGAAATGGTTGATCAGCTGCAGGAGCGATCCGGCGGCAAGCAGGCGCGCATCGCCCGCCCAGGCCGCCTCCGCCCCTTGTGCTGCGGGGCAGATCAGACCGAGCCCGCGCGACACGGCCCCGATCGCCGCCGGCAGCACGCCGGCCACGGGGGCGATCCTGCCGTCGAGGCCGAGCTCGCCGAGCGCGGCATATTCGGCCGCATCCTCGC from Elioraea tepida harbors:
- a CDS encoding vWA domain-containing protein, which encodes MQFARMLRRAGIPVGPGQVIDAQAALCHIDLTAKAEVHAALRAVMATRREQHEVFDAAFALFWRNPERAIAESVMAALDGARRQAEPQKPKAGSRRAAEAMAPRERREPPKQEPEREHLEAALLVSAEERLRKMDFEAMSEEEVRAARAAIARLRLPFDELPTRRFRPDPLGPRADLRATLRQSLREGGDLVEIARKRRRTRTPPLVVLADISGSMARYAAVLLAFLHAVANDRARVHVFLFGTRLTNVTRALRHRDPEVAFQMVANIVPDWSGGTRIGETLHTFNREWGRRVLGQGATVLLITDGLDREGGKGLAEEAERLSKSCRRLIWLNPLLRWEGFEPKAAGIRAILPHVDDFRPVHNIESLQALVHALSGPASQRRWRKAA
- a CDS encoding AAA family ATPase, with product MDAVTPQPSLPASVDETIALLARGDYVADRALATAVHLALAMNRPLLLEGEAGVGKTEIAKVLAATLGRRLVRLQCYDGLDLASALYDWNYPRQLLEIRLFEAAGARDKEALAKGIFDRRFLIERPLLQAISPEGGPAVLLIDELDRADEPFEAFLLELLADFQVTIPELGTIRAETPPVVILTSNRTREIHDALRRRCLYHWVDFPSAERERAILRLKAPQAGERLSHQVVAFVQRLRKMDLFKMPGVAETIDWCSALSHLDATELDPARVEETLGVLLKYQDDIARIRGEQVASLVADAKASA
- a CDS encoding CoxG family protein — protein: MEMTGERRIPAPRETVWRALNDPEVLKASIPGCEHIERISDTELSARVAVRIGPMNARFSGRVQLSDLDPPNGYTITGEGQGGVAGFAKGGATVKLVEDGPGATLMTYAVKAQVGGKMAQLGARLIDSTARSMADQFFDRFAARVAADVGATPPPPVAAAAAKPGLGALPRFPPPAEIAGLPTVFWGGLAVWIVIVLLMVL
- a CDS encoding sodium:proton antiporter; this translates as MNIPLLMLVVLVVLMEGVWHPGAVMFLKQELSIEVLFGDALLLAIAAYSIWATPPMVRNANGFTWGAMIEVAKVFAAIFVTITPAIAILRAGREGAAAPLIALVSREDGAPIPAMYFWMTGLLSSFLDNAPTYLIFFNLAGGDAEVLMGPGAQVLGAISAGAVFMGANSYIGSAPNFVVRAIAEEQGVPMPSFFGYCAWAAVILLPLFALMTVIFFRG
- the prpB gene encoding methylisocitrate lyase; translated protein: MPYLDQADLPSVPAGERFRALLARPGILELPGAHNALAGLLAKRAGFEALYLSGAAMTASMGLPDLGIITVDEVCFFIRTIARATALPILVDGDTGHGGVLNAMHMVRAFEEAGAAAVHIEDQDLPKKCGHLNDKRLVEPAEMAAKVAAAKRAARHLVVIARTDAAGVEGIEAAVARAKLYLEAGADAIFPEALTSREMFERFARELPGVPLLANMTEFGRTPYFTAAEFAAMGYRMVIWPVSSLRVAAKAMAGLYAAIRRDGGTMHQLDAMQTRAELYETIGLSAYEALDRSIVATVLPPELRADTPAERAAE
- a CDS encoding acetoin utilization protein AcuC, which encodes MPPPRLVVSDIYRGSSYGPKHPLAIPRVPAMLDLCAALGWLPPGQLLESPRATAAELARFHDPAYIAALARAEAEQSVDAETRARFGIGANGNPVFREVFRRPATAAGGTLLAARLTTAEGGIVYNPGGGTHHGKPSRAAGFCFVNDPVLGLLAWRDAGLAPLLYVDIDAHHGDGVEEAFADDPAVFTLSVHEAGRWPGTGAVEETRSGGAMNIPVPAGFNDSELRFVLEEAILPVVAALRPAAIMLQGGADALAEDPLASLALSNAAHWSVVAALAHAAPRFVLLGGGGYNPWSVARCWAGAWATLNGWEIPDRLPPAAEAVLRGLSLDRASGRNPPEHWFTTLRDAPREAPVREEVRAVVARAMALFRPAVVSAVA
- a CDS encoding DUF192 domain-containing protein, which encodes MRHTLTRRFLVALLGASVAPARAQNAPQSELPKERLVIVTRDGARHAFLVEMAVTPEQQMIGLMWRPSVPPDGGMLFDWGSPRESQMWMRNTLVSLDMIFIAADGRIHRIAERTVPHSLATISSNGPVRATLEVAAGTAERLGIRVGDRVLHPIFGTAP
- the glpK gene encoding glycerol kinase GlpK, which produces MSRAAHLLAIDQGTTSSRALVFDPSARVLGLAQAEFPQSYPHPGWVEHDAEEIWRTVLKTARAAIRNAGLEAADIAAIGITNQRETTVLWDRATGRPIHNAIVWQDRRTAEACARLRADGAEPLVSATTGLLLDPYFSATKIAWLLDRIPGARAQAEAGRLAFGTIDSFLLWRLTSGAVHATDATNASRTLLLDLRTGTWSPEMLRLFRIPEAILPEVRDTAGLFGVTEPRCFGAAIAIRGIAGDQQAALAGQACFSPGMVKSTYGTGCFALMHTGDVPVASSNRLITTIATQLGGRRTYALEGAIFIAGAAVQWLRDGLGVIAHAAEAGALAEAADPAQEVTLVPAFVGLGAPYWDAEARGAIFGLTRGTTRAELARAALESVALQTRDLIEAMRADWGAGADTVLRVDGGMTASDWTMQFLADILGAPVDRPRVQETTALGAAFFAGLSAGLFGDQDAFARSWSLDRRFAPRMSEAERERRYARWRDAVQRTLSRGMRV